The Streptomyces phaeolivaceus genome has a window encoding:
- a CDS encoding carbohydrate ABC transporter permease: MLSRALGRTPYYVVAGGLAVIFLFPLLWNTWASVGPQPGTAQESGYGLGNYRTLLDYDAGLWRYLLNSTFVSALTVALTLGVSLLGGYAFARFDFPGKNALFLLTLAILMVPYATLLIPLYVLLDRLHLQNSLIGLSLVLAMFQLPFATFMMRISFEAVPRELEESALVDGCGTAGALRRVLLPAVRPGLITVGLFAFLAAWNDFIAPLILISDSEKAPLPLAVATLRQQSMGAVDYGATEAGVVVLAVPCLLLFLLLQRHYIRGFMSGALKG; encoded by the coding sequence GTGCTGTCCCGCGCCCTCGGCCGTACGCCGTACTACGTCGTCGCCGGAGGGCTGGCCGTCATCTTCCTCTTCCCGCTGCTGTGGAACACCTGGGCGTCGGTCGGCCCGCAGCCCGGCACCGCGCAGGAATCGGGGTACGGGCTCGGCAACTACCGGACGCTCCTCGACTACGACGCGGGCCTGTGGCGGTACCTGCTCAACAGCACGTTCGTCTCCGCGCTGACCGTCGCGCTCACCCTCGGCGTGTCCCTGCTCGGCGGCTACGCCTTCGCCCGCTTCGACTTCCCCGGCAAGAACGCGCTGTTCCTGCTGACCCTGGCCATCCTGATGGTCCCGTACGCCACCCTGCTCATCCCGCTCTACGTCCTGCTCGACAGGCTGCATCTGCAGAACTCCCTGATCGGGCTGAGCCTGGTGCTCGCGATGTTCCAACTCCCCTTCGCCACCTTCATGATGCGGATCTCCTTCGAGGCGGTGCCACGTGAGCTGGAGGAGTCCGCGCTCGTCGACGGGTGCGGCACGGCGGGCGCGCTGCGCCGGGTGCTCCTGCCGGCGGTACGGCCGGGACTGATCACCGTGGGGCTGTTCGCGTTCCTCGCGGCCTGGAACGACTTCATCGCACCCCTGATCCTCATCTCCGACAGCGAGAAGGCGCCGCTGCCGCTGGCCGTCGCCACTCTGCGGCAGCAGAGCATGGGCGCCGTCGACTACGGCGCGACCGAGGCGGGCGTGGTGGTCCTCGCCGTGCCCTGTCTGCTCCTCTTCCTGCTGCTGCAACGGCACTACATCCGGGGCTTCATGTCCGGCGCGCTCAAGGGCTGA
- a CDS encoding carbohydrate ABC transporter permease, with protein sequence MRVKVAESAPTAHRARPEHRGRPPRASAPRWRSRKVRGLAYAAPTAVFVTVFFLLPLLLVGQMSLSDWPLLAGDRGVNAPENYTDITDAPLFWPAVRFTLLYTGVVTVVLLGLALLLALLVQESRPGAGFFRTVYFLPSALGLASASLLFWGLYSPTTGPLSDLLEGLGLADDEVSFLGTPTAALMSTVFLIVWKFAGFYMLILLVGLQRIPHEVYEAARMDGASRAQIFRSITLPLLRPSLALTLLLCVTGSLLAFDQFFILTKGGPDNSTVTVVQLIYREAFQRLDLGTAAALSILVLAVLLLLNALQFRGLRRADES encoded by the coding sequence ATGCGGGTGAAGGTGGCCGAGTCCGCGCCGACCGCGCACCGGGCCCGGCCCGAACACCGGGGCCGCCCGCCCCGCGCTTCGGCGCCCCGGTGGCGGTCCCGCAAGGTCCGGGGCCTCGCCTACGCGGCCCCCACCGCCGTGTTCGTCACGGTCTTCTTCCTGCTGCCCCTCCTGCTCGTCGGGCAGATGTCGCTGAGCGACTGGCCGCTGCTCGCCGGCGACCGGGGCGTCAACGCCCCCGAGAACTACACCGACATCACCGACGCCCCGCTGTTCTGGCCCGCCGTCCGCTTCACCCTCCTCTACACCGGCGTCGTCACCGTCGTCCTGCTCGGCCTGGCGCTGCTGCTCGCCCTGCTCGTCCAGGAGTCCCGGCCGGGCGCCGGCTTCTTCCGTACGGTCTACTTCCTGCCCAGCGCCCTGGGACTGGCCTCCGCGTCCCTGCTCTTCTGGGGGCTGTACAGCCCGACCACCGGCCCGCTGAGCGACCTCCTGGAGGGACTCGGTCTCGCCGACGACGAGGTGTCCTTCCTCGGCACCCCGACCGCCGCCCTGATGTCGACGGTGTTCCTCATCGTCTGGAAGTTCGCCGGGTTCTACATGCTGATCCTGCTCGTGGGCCTGCAACGCATCCCGCACGAGGTGTACGAGGCGGCGCGGATGGACGGCGCGAGCCGCGCCCAGATCTTCCGCTCCATCACCCTGCCCCTGCTGCGCCCGTCCCTCGCGCTCACCCTGCTCCTGTGCGTCACCGGATCACTGCTCGCCTTCGACCAGTTCTTCATCCTCACCAAGGGCGGCCCCGACAACAGCACCGTCACCGTCGTGCAGTTGATCTACCGCGAGGCCTTCCAGCGGCTGGACCTCGGCACCGCCGCCGCCCTGTCGATCCTCGTGCTCGCCGTGCTGCTCCTGCTCAACGCCCTCCAGTTCCGCGGCCTGCGCCGCGCCGACGAGTCATGA
- a CDS encoding ABC transporter substrate-binding protein produces MGSTVGPRGRAGRLAIGAVALLAAASLVTACGSGDGGSDDGAGGGAANATGADDGATLTMWTRAATKPQSEALVKAYNASHKNKVELTVVPTDDYQAKVGAAAGSRDLPDLFASDVVFVPNYTSSGLFADLTERVDALPFADDLAQSHIKAGTYEGKKYVVPHTLDLSVLFYNKDLYRKAKLDPEKPPTTLAEWDEQARAVDALGGDVNGTFFGGNCGGCGVFTWWPSIWAGGEEVLNEDGTEALLASPTAKKVYDTYRGWVDDDIVAPGAKDETGTTWTGIFPKGEVGVMPMPSTTLGLMPKDLDLGVAPIPGPDGGRSTFVGGDAIGISATSEKADQAWNFLAWTLGDKAQVDVVAAHKDVVARTDLASNKHSDADPRLVAVNELVADGRTPYALKFGQTFNDPNGPWLTLMRDAVFGDGTSVDKDNEAVSESLAD; encoded by the coding sequence ATGGGGAGCACGGTCGGACCACGTGGCCGCGCGGGCCGCCTCGCCATCGGGGCCGTCGCACTGCTCGCCGCGGCGAGCCTGGTCACCGCCTGCGGGTCGGGGGACGGCGGTTCGGACGACGGCGCAGGCGGCGGTGCGGCGAACGCCACCGGCGCCGACGACGGCGCCACGCTGACGATGTGGACCCGCGCCGCGACCAAGCCGCAGAGCGAGGCCCTGGTCAAGGCGTACAACGCGAGCCACAAGAACAAGGTCGAGCTGACCGTCGTGCCGACCGACGACTACCAGGCCAAGGTCGGCGCCGCCGCCGGCTCGCGCGACCTGCCGGACCTGTTCGCCTCCGACGTGGTCTTCGTCCCCAACTACACCTCCAGCGGCCTCTTCGCCGACCTCACCGAACGCGTCGACGCCCTGCCCTTCGCCGACGACCTTGCCCAGTCGCACATCAAGGCGGGTACGTACGAGGGCAAGAAGTACGTGGTGCCGCACACCCTCGACCTGTCGGTGCTCTTCTACAACAAGGACCTCTACCGGAAGGCGAAGCTCGACCCCGAGAAGCCGCCCACGACCCTGGCCGAGTGGGACGAGCAGGCGCGCGCCGTGGACGCGCTCGGCGGGGACGTCAACGGCACCTTCTTCGGTGGCAATTGCGGCGGCTGCGGGGTCTTCACCTGGTGGCCGTCCATCTGGGCCGGGGGCGAGGAGGTGCTGAACGAGGACGGCACCGAGGCGCTGCTCGCCTCCCCCACCGCCAAGAAGGTCTACGACACCTACCGGGGCTGGGTCGACGACGACATCGTGGCACCCGGCGCCAAGGACGAGACGGGCACCACCTGGACCGGGATCTTCCCGAAGGGCGAGGTCGGCGTCATGCCCATGCCGTCGACCACGCTGGGGCTGATGCCGAAGGACCTGGACCTCGGGGTCGCCCCCATCCCCGGGCCCGACGGCGGCAGGTCCACCTTCGTCGGCGGTGACGCCATCGGAATCTCCGCGACCAGTGAGAAGGCCGACCAGGCCTGGAACTTCCTCGCCTGGACCCTCGGCGACAAGGCACAGGTCGACGTCGTCGCCGCGCACAAGGACGTCGTGGCCCGCACCGACCTGGCGTCCAACAAGCACTCCGACGCCGACCCCCGGCTCGTCGCCGTCAACGAACTCGTCGCCGACGGACGGACCCCGTACGCCCTGAAGTTCGGCCAGACCTTCAACGACCCCAACGGGCCCTGGCTGACGCTGATGCGCGACGCCGTCTTCGGCGACGGGACGTCCGTGGACAAGGACAACGAGGCGGTCAGCGAGTCCCTCGCCGACTGA
- a CDS encoding LacI family DNA-binding transcriptional regulator encodes MAQAAGPSRSQPATLGDVARLAGVSIATASKALNGRSQVRAETRQRVVEAAERLSFRPNQVARGLLAGRTGTVGLLTSDLEGRFGIPILMGAEDAFGAGEVAVFLCDARGDAIREQHHLRALLGRRVDGLIVVGSRTDPRPSLGRELPVPVVYAYAPSEDPEDFSVVPDNVGAGRIAVDHLLACGRTRIAHITGDPGYLAARDRAEGARAALGDAGFSLIGEPRFGAWSEGWGRAATAMLLDRHPDIDAVLCGSDQIARGVMDVLRERGHRVPEDIAVMGFDNWQIMTTGSRPPLTSVDMNLEQVGRVAAHALFTAIAGTAHTGVQTLPCKVVIRGSTAPLS; translated from the coding sequence ATGGCACAGGCCGCCGGCCCCTCTCGTTCGCAGCCCGCCACGCTCGGCGACGTCGCCCGGCTGGCGGGAGTCTCGATCGCCACGGCGTCCAAGGCGCTCAACGGCCGCAGTCAGGTCCGCGCGGAGACCAGGCAGCGGGTCGTCGAGGCCGCCGAGCGGCTGTCGTTCCGCCCCAACCAGGTGGCGCGCGGGCTGCTCGCCGGGCGTACCGGCACGGTCGGCCTGCTCACCAGCGATCTGGAGGGCAGATTCGGCATACCGATCCTGATGGGTGCCGAGGACGCCTTCGGCGCGGGCGAGGTCGCGGTGTTCCTGTGCGACGCGCGCGGCGACGCGATCCGTGAACAGCACCATCTGCGGGCCCTGTTGGGCCGCCGGGTCGACGGCCTCATCGTGGTGGGCAGCCGCACCGACCCCCGCCCCTCGCTGGGCCGCGAGCTGCCGGTCCCGGTCGTCTACGCCTACGCCCCCTCCGAGGACCCGGAGGACTTCTCCGTCGTCCCGGACAACGTGGGCGCGGGCCGTATCGCCGTGGACCATCTCCTCGCCTGTGGCCGCACCCGGATCGCCCACATCACCGGCGACCCCGGCTATCTCGCCGCGCGGGACCGGGCGGAGGGGGCGCGGGCCGCGCTCGGCGACGCCGGCTTCTCCCTGATCGGCGAACCCCGGTTCGGGGCCTGGTCGGAGGGGTGGGGGCGGGCCGCCACCGCGATGCTCCTCGACCGCCATCCCGACATCGACGCCGTCCTGTGCGGCAGCGACCAGATCGCCCGAGGCGTCATGGACGTCCTGCGCGAACGCGGCCACCGTGTCCCCGAGGACATCGCCGTGATGGGCTTCGACAACTGGCAGATCATGACCACGGGTTCCCGCCCACCCCTGACCAGCGTCGACATGAACCTCGAACAGGTCGGCCGCGTCGCCGCCCACGCCCTCTTCACCGCCATCGCCGGCACGGCCCACACCGGCGTGCAGACCCTCCCCTGCAAGGTGGTGATCCGGGGCTCCACGGCACCGCTGTCGTGA
- a CDS encoding MarR family winged helix-turn-helix transcriptional regulator, with the protein MEAERLPTVPDAISAMDGLIATMIVGQQEFARKLGLSVTDLVCFAYVLGAVDEPVGAGDLAERAHVTTGAVTGVLNRLERGGFVTRQPDPADGRRVRVVPVPDAAERVVAVYGPFYSRLAELFGRYSADELALLVDGFARAEELARGYLDESR; encoded by the coding sequence ACGCGATCAGTGCGATGGACGGCCTGATCGCGACGATGATCGTCGGACAGCAGGAGTTCGCCCGGAAGCTCGGGCTGAGCGTCACGGACCTCGTCTGTTTCGCGTACGTCCTCGGTGCCGTGGACGAACCGGTTGGCGCCGGTGATCTGGCCGAACGCGCGCATGTCACCACGGGCGCGGTGACGGGCGTCCTCAACCGTCTGGAACGCGGGGGGTTCGTGACCCGGCAGCCGGACCCGGCCGACGGGCGCCGGGTCCGGGTGGTGCCGGTCCCGGACGCCGCCGAGCGGGTGGTGGCGGTCTACGGGCCCTTCTATTCCCGGCTCGCCGAGCTGTTCGGCCGGTATTCGGCGGACGAACTGGCCCTGCTGGTCGACGGGTTCGCGCGGGCGGAGGAGCTGGCGCGGGGATATCTGGACGAGAGCCGTTAG